The sequence agataattagtttaagtttttttttttggtaaatctacaatttaaagttaaaataaaattatcataacttatataatatagaaaaaattaaaacgatatgttttatataacaaaaatatgttaagatacaaaattttaatatgtTGTTTTTTCCTAAAAGAATAAATATGTCGTTAAACACATCGTTTGAAAGTtagaaatattgttaattttttttttctttgctttgaactttttgttctttttgaaaaagacaaaaaataaatatagtgttgaattttttttaattagggTTACAAAATAGAATGATTCGATCGATTAtgcaaaataataaaaaataaatgagtaTCTAAACCACATTGTTCAAATCTTATGGtcacattttttaattttccatTTATACATTTAGATGGATTCATACTTCATATATTATGACAAATATGGAAATCATTGCAAtcaatgaaaggaaaaaaacattttcataaattacaaaatatcTCAAATTTGAGATACTAAAAAATTTAAACGTTGACAAATTGTATTTAGCATAtgggaagaaaatgaaagagaatGATAATGCGCCAAAATGATGAcaatcaaaatctaaaagagAGTGATTTTTTGAGTTCTTAAGATTACATCAATTTAACATTTAACCtttaactaaaatttaaaacccTAGATTATTAAAAGTGATAATCTTATCTAACATCCTATTCATTCGAACATAGAAGTCTACCTCACTGTTAGAGAGTCAACGATTGAATCTTGATCGCAGagaccaaaatatgttatttttaaaagtttagagacAAAAACAAGCATTATTAAAAGTTTAGGGttcaaaatagaataagatacAAAGTTCAGAAACCAATATAGAATTTAAACCTAAAATTTATTAGTTTCCATTTATTTTCATATCAATTAAAAGTAggaaaatttttatatttaaaatattacataatataacaaaattttatatttataaaagttgtgtttatcgttgatagaatataaaattttattatattttgtaaatatttttatttattttttcatatttaaaaacGCCACATAAAACTTGAATATCATCGTCAAATCctaaataagaaaactctataaTACAATTATAATTGAATGTTAAattcaaaacttaaaaaaaaaataaataaaaatatatttctattttatctttccaaaaagcaatttatatttaaaaagagaaaaaaagcaTTTCCTATCACaaacaaaattgaaacaaaaatgaaactaattttcaaaataaaacaagaaaaaaagcaTAGAGAAGAGAAGGGATTGGGTTTGTGGTTGTCcacaaaagaagaaaagcctGCAAAAGAATATTCTCATAataatcattattattattattatttattaatttatatagtttatatctattcttttttttttttttaattttttctaattaatattaatttataacaATAACACAATCATTTGATATTCTTACACCCTTTTGAATTTGCTGGCAAATGACAACCACATCCAACAAAACAACACCTTATTGGTTTTTCCAACCATGTTTCCAAACAACCTTTTTCTACCCACctcttatttttttatttattatattaacaatttcaaacatattttaatagCCTTTAGCCActacatttttcctataatAGTAATCTTAAATTGCTTTACTCAAAAATTTTCTTGTCATTTTCTTTTTGGGGTTTTTCCCTATTCATTCTATCTtcaaagagtttttttttttaaatcatagttTCTTTTGTCTAAATTAATGATTGAGTAATGTTGTTGGTGTTGTGTAAGTCTTTTCCCACACTcatagaaataataataataataaagactGTTTATTTATGGAGTAATAATTAGTTTGAAATATACCTATAATAAAGGCTATCTATTTATGAATAATTGTTTGAAAAGAAGGTATGTTTAAATATGTCAATTTAAGCATAGATGAAATTAGTTAAAAACATGTGTTATCGATCTAAAATTTagaagtttaaattttttagttACTTGTGTTACAATCGAACTTGAATTTCATTTGAAACTAAAACTAAGTCATCCTAACTTATCATAGATTATACTGTATTGTTAGATCACGAAGAAAACATCCTTTACACATAACCACAATCTTCTCATCCTACTCAGAGACTATGATAGCAATTAGTTATGACTTTTTGAGCTCAAGCTCTTGTTTCTCGATTACTGTAAAAGCAAACTTAAAGCGAGCAAGACACATACCTTAATGTTTTGTATAAGGAGGAATTGTTAAGTATCCATTGAAAAATTAGGTGGAATGTTAACTTAAAATGAAATTAGAAATAATTACACAATAAAGTATCACACTACCAAccgttaaaatgataattattGAGTATGCTATCCATTTAGCTATATTTGAATTGACTTaaacagtaaaaaaaaatatcttaacattaaattataaattttctaCACTAAACACGAGTAAGATTAAATTAACTACACCCTTCAACTAGAGTCAACTTATTGAATTCATGCAAACTTAGCAAGTGATTTTGAAGAAATCATATAATTATGAAATAAAACCAATAGTTTAAACAAGTGGAAGAGGAGGTTGATCAAACTTTTGGGttttattcaatgaaattaaaaatcaaatacACATCTGCACAAATTGACATATAACTATGAATCGAATTCACCAAACGgcacaaaaagaaaaagcaaaggGAGGCTTTTGAAGACaccaaccaaaaaaaaaaaaaaaaaagaggaattATTGAAAGCGACGAGGAGGATGAGCCGTTGAGAAACGTTTCTATTGGAAACACTGTAATGAACAGCTGACTGAGACCAAGTCCATCCCTCTCATTTTCAAATTCTCATTGGAAGATTCGATCTATTTTCTGTTTCCGTTGGAAAGTCATTGcctttcaaaagaaaaaagaaaacccacTATTCTATTCTATTGATTCTTCAAATTCTCTGTTTCCTGGAAAGTGTTTTTGGTTtgtgttctttttctttcaaccCTTTTTATTCTTAAGCCCCTTTTGAGACTTGGGTCTCTTTCGATTTTTAGAATCAAGAGCAATCTCTGTTTTGATTCGTGTGTCCGATCATCTGGGGTTTTTTAGAAccagaaaagaaagaaagaaagaagaagaagaagaataagaaggaTTAACGACTAAAGGGTTTTGATCATCTACTCATTTTGAAGTCTTCTTTTAGGGAagattcttcttctttcctttttggGAGTTGGGGTTGGGGCTTCTTTGTTAATCCCCTCCTTCATAGTAGGGATGAAGAGAGGGAAATTGGACAAAGTTGATATTATCGTTTCTTTTACTAGACAGAGATCGATTCAGATACTTTTACTCATTGGGGTTCTGTATCTTCTTCTGGTTTCTTTAGAAATTCCTCTTGTTTTCAGAGCTGGGTCCAGCGTTGTTTCTCAAGACTCGTTGTCTCGGCCTTCTCCGCTTGAGAGCGAGGAAGATTTGGAAGAAAGAGAAGCCCCATCTCGTCCTTtggaaaatatctcgagaaattcGTTACAGCCGACTCCTAGTCGACTGAATCAGTTCAATAAAATCATCTCCAGTTTGGCCTTGGAAACGGAGGCTTTTGAATCGAGGAGTGATGATGCGGTTTCTGAGTTTTATAGGTCTGCAAAAATTGCCTCTGAGGTCGGGAAGAAATTCTGGGATGAGCTTGAATCTGGAAAGAGTCAACatttggagaagaagaaggcTGAAAAAGGATCAAATTCCTCTTGCCCACATTCGATTTCTTTATCTGGGAAGGATTTTTTGGCTCATGGTCGAGTTATGATGCTGCCCTGTGGACTCACATTGGGATCACATATAACCCTTGTGGGTAAGCCAAGAGTGGCACAACCAGAGTACGATCCTCAGATAACTATGGTGAAAAATGGTGAAGAGTCGGTTATGGTTTCACAGTTCATAATGGAGTTGCAGGGCTTGAACGCTGTGGAGGGTGAAGACCCTCCTAGGATTTTTCATTTCAATCCTAGGTTGAAGGGGGATTGGAGTGGAAAGCCAGTGATTGAAATGAACACATGTTACAGGATGCAGTGGGGCTCGGCCCATCGCTGCGAAGGCTGGAAGTCCAAGGCCAACGAAGATGCAGGTAAATGACTGAAGAATTCAATCATCCTTCGTAGTTTTATAGCTGGCCAGAGCATTGGATTTTATTGATTTCATACGAGTAGAACATGGTTATTTTTATCCATCTTTGAATGCTGATGGATTGTGATCTTTTTGGctttcattttcatcttttacCTTTTTAGTCTATATATCTCAATAGAGTATTGAATTGTTCTGCTTAGTTGAGAATGATAGCATTATGAACATCATTCTTAGAGAACGCTGAATCATTGTGCAATACTGTGATGGCTGCAGTAATTTGAGTATTTCTTAAGATTTCTACAGTCGATGGCCAGGTGAAGTGCGAAAAGTGGATCAGAGATGACGAGGGGAACGAAGAGCAGTCAAAGGCTACATGGTGGTTAAACCGACTGATTGGTCGAACAAAAAGAATGGATATAGACTGGCCTTATCCCTTTGCTGAAGACAAGCTCTTTGTCCTAACACTTAGCGCAGGATTTGAAGGTTACCATGTGAATGTTGATGGGAAACATATTGTTTCTTTCCCTTATCGCACTGTGAGTATATATACTTTAGAAATTATAGATGCCTTTTCCCAAAAgcttttctttccttctctaATGGTCAACATCGTAGGGTTTTGCTCTCGAAGACGCCACTGGATTATCTGTCATTGGGGACATTGATGTCCAGTCCGTGTTGGCTGCTTCTTTGCCACGATCACATCCTAGTTTTGCTCCTCAGCAGCACCTCGAGATGTCAACGAGATGGCAAGCACCACCTCTTCCTGATGGCGAGGTAGATCTTTTTATTGGTATCCTTTCTGCTGGCAACCATTTTGCTGAACGGATGGCAGTAAGGAAGTCGTGGATGCGACATAAACTCATAAGGTCGTCAAAGATTGTAGCTCGATTTTTTGTAGCACTTGTAAGTGATAATAACGACAGTTCTTTTTCATTAAAGTCCAGGTTATTCTGCATTCTTCTGTGTGTATATAACCATTCCGAATTCATACTTTTGCAGCATGCAAGAAAGGAAGTAAATGTTGAGTTGAAGAAAGAAGCTGAGTTTTTTGGGGATATAGTTATAGTGCCTTACATGGATAACTACGACCTTGTGGTTTTGAAAACTGTGGCCATCTGTGAACATGGGGTGACTTTCTGAACTAATATGATGCTGCTGATGTATTGATTTGAGTCTACCAAGACAAGATGTCTTGTGATATATCATTAATCTTCGAGTTCTATCTTTTTACGTAGGTTCATGCGGTGCCTGCAAAATACATTATGAAATGTGATGACGATACGTTTGTAAAAGTGGATTCAATCATGAATGAAATTAAGAGAGTATCTGGCACCGGGAGCGTGTACATTGGCAACATAAATTACTACCACAAGCCCCTGCGCTACGGAAAATGGGCCGTCACGTATGAGGTAAGTTCCCATATATCTCGACTTTGCATATCCAGTAATATGAATGCGCCACCATTACATACTCTTCTATATCTAGCTTCCTTCTCTAATGTTGGGTGTGTGGATTGTTTCATTCAGGAATGGCCAGAAGAAGATTATCCGCCTTACGCAAATGGACCGGGGTACATAGTGTCATCTGATATTGCTCAGTTTGTCACATCAGACTTCGAGAGACGTAAATTGAGGGTACGTTATACATTCACTTTGAACATCAGTTAAAATTCAAGTGATTTTGGCTTAAAAGAGAGAACTATTGTGTTTTTGACAGTTATTTAAGATGGAGGATGTGAGTATGGGGATGTGGGTGGAGCAATTCAACAGCTCAAAAGCAGTGAAATATGTGCATAGTTTCAAATATTGTCAATTTGGATGCATAGAAGAATATTACACAGCCCATTATCAATCTCCAAGACAAATGATTTGCCTTTGGAACAAATTACTAAGGCAAGCGAAGCCTGAGTGTTGCAATATGAGATGATGAAGTTCttgataaaaaaagaaaacttgcTGCTGTCAGTCGATGCCTATTTTTTGACTTGCCTGTACATGAATCTACTGCCTTGTATGCCTTGTATATTATCTCAAGCATTGGTTTTAGGCAATTTTTAGTTCAtgtagagaagaagaaaaaaaagagttcaCTCCAAATATCAATTCATTATTTCTTGAGCTCTATCTTGTGCTTATTTGGTTGGTTTTTGCTTCTTGGGTGGGCTCTTCTGGGGCTGGTGGGGGTGGCAGTTCATGGGCCTTGGAATCGTGGATCACTAGGCccatttgagtttgagttttATACTTTCCTCTTcggatcaaaatttcaaatgagGATTTGAAATACTATTTCTGTGT comes from Cucumis melo cultivar AY chromosome 12, USDA_Cmelo_AY_1.0, whole genome shotgun sequence and encodes:
- the LOC103483099 gene encoding hydroxyproline O-galactosyltransferase GALT6, whose protein sequence is MKRGKLDKVDIIVSFTRQRSIQILLLIGVLYLLLVSLEIPLVFRAGSSVVSQDSLSRPSPLESEEDLEEREAPSRPLENISRNSLQPTPSRLNQFNKIISSLALETEAFESRSDDAVSEFYRSAKIASEVGKKFWDELESGKSQHLEKKKAEKGSNSSCPHSISLSGKDFLAHGRVMMLPCGLTLGSHITLVGKPRVAQPEYDPQITMVKNGEESVMVSQFIMELQGLNAVEGEDPPRIFHFNPRLKGDWSGKPVIEMNTCYRMQWGSAHRCEGWKSKANEDAVDGQVKCEKWIRDDEGNEEQSKATWWLNRLIGRTKRMDIDWPYPFAEDKLFVLTLSAGFEGYHVNVDGKHIVSFPYRTGFALEDATGLSVIGDIDVQSVLAASLPRSHPSFAPQQHLEMSTRWQAPPLPDGEVDLFIGILSAGNHFAERMAVRKSWMRHKLIRSSKIVARFFVALHARKEVNVELKKEAEFFGDIVIVPYMDNYDLVVLKTVAICEHGVHAVPAKYIMKCDDDTFVKVDSIMNEIKRVSGTGSVYIGNINYYHKPLRYGKWAVTYEEWPEEDYPPYANGPGYIVSSDIAQFVTSDFERRKLRLFKMEDVSMGMWVEQFNSSKAVKYVHSFKYCQFGCIEEYYTAHYQSPRQMICLWNKLLRQAKPECCNMR